The sequence AACCATCTGCGCCGTCAACAACGCCGCCATGTCCGCCTTAACCTCCAAAGGCTACACCATCTCCACTCTCAAAAACATCCTCTCCCTCCACGTCCTCCTCGATTACTTCGGCGCCAAAAAACTCCACCAGATCGGCGGCGGCTCAGCTCTCGCCGCCACTCTCTTCCAAGCCACCAGAGCTGCTCCGGGAACCACGGGATTCGTCAATATAACGATGCTGAGAGGCGGCAAGGTCGGCTTCCGTCCCGACGGCGGAGATATGTCTTCCTTCTTCGTCAAGTCAATAGAAGAGGTTCCGTACAACATCTCCGTTATACAGATTAGTAGAATATTACCGTCGGATGCGGCCTCGGCTCCGACTACAGCTCCGGCGGAGATGAATATTAGCGGGATCATGTCGGCTCATGGCTGTAAAGTGTTCGCCGAGACACTTCTGTCTAACCCCGGAGCTTCAAAAACCTATCAGGTGCTTAGTAAGCCCTAATCAAGTATACGTAATTATAAATGATTATTTCAGTAATTAGCCATTTCGTAAttgaaaaactaattaattagtAAATGCATGTCACTGTACGTAGAAATTAACTACAAAAATGGACGCTGGTACTAACATTACTAAAACCGtgattaatttttatgtttaccaAATACTACCTAAgtatgaaaataaaacattaatcaAGTAATAGATGCTTGTGGCGATATAAATgtagaaattaaattaaatgaaaaagaCATCAGGTACTCTGATTAGTGAATAGTGATAGTAGTTACTCAAATTAGAAACTATACTAATTATAGTATTAATTCGCATTGTTAAGTAATGATATTTAATCAGATAATATGCATGTGGTTGTTCTGTTGGCTTGTAACCAAAAGTTAAAAGGTTTCGAGAGTAACCAATGTATTTAGTCAAACGTATTGACTTCATTaccaaataaatttattaaaattccattccatttcaaattataattaaaagtCAAAAATCTATAGACTGAAGAGATTCAATTGTTATTGTTTTTGGAATGTGTTTATGTTTGTAACAGGAGAGTGTGGAAGGAGGCATGACAGTGTTCTGTCCAGGTGATGACGCCATGAAAGCATTCTTGCCCAAATACAAGAACTTGACTGCTCCAAAGAAAGAAGCTTTCCTCAATTTCCTCGCTGTCCCGACCTATTACTCAATGGCCATGCTCAAATCCAACAATGGTCCGATGAACACACTTGCCACAGATGGAGCCAACAAGTTTGAGCTCACTGTACAGAACGATGGAGAGAAAGTTACTCTCACAACAAGGATCAACTCTGTTCAGATTGTTAACACTCTGATCGACGAGCAGCCTTTGGCTATTTATGCCACGGATAAGGTTTTATTGCCTAAAGAGCTGTTTAAGGCTTTGGCTGTTGAAGCTCCGGCTCCTGCTCCAGCACCAGAGGATGGCGATGTTGCGGATTCTCCTAAACCGGCTAAAGGGAAAGCcaaagggaagaagaagaagaagaagaagaagaagaagaagaaggctgcACCATCGCCTGATGATTCTTTTGGTGAGTCCGACTCACCTGCGGAAGGGCCTGATGGAGATGCGGATGATGAGAATGCTGATGAAGCCAGTGCGGTTAGGATTGTGGGAGGAGCTCAGGCTGGTTTTGTGGTTGGCTTGTTCTGCTTGTTTGCTTCTTCTTGGCTTATATAGTTCACTTTATGTttcctttgtttttgtttcgttTAGAAACTTTATTTATGGCTTTGAGGGAAAGtaattatgtttatttaaattcccccctattataaagtttttttcaGTTTATTGTTTGGTAGCCGAATTAAAGTACTCGGTTGTAtgtttattttgtgtttttgctTCACGTGTTTGTTGAATTAATGATGTAATGAACGGTGTTGGGGTTTAGCACTAGCTTCTACTTTATAGCTACTTCGTTATTTGCCGTTATATTTAGAAGAATTATAATACCAAAGAATTTTAGATATATAGAATTGAATGTAAATTCTATAATAGTGCAAATGAAATCTATCTAAAATGACAatcaaataatgtataaaatgaCGAAACTAAACTTACATAACTTGTGTTTCacaaaatgatatttttgttgaaTGCACAATATTTACGTAACTTCAcaagttatatttatttaaatgaaaacattaaacAATTTAATCAATAAAACATGCAAAATATAACAGCAGTACTAATTaacagccaaaaaaaaaacattattgctAACATCTTCTGCTGTCCCTTGTTTTATTTTCGTCTTAAAATGCATGTATAATCACTTGGTCTTGATGTAAGTATGTAACATCTAAACAATTAGTGAAAATAATTGAATAAGGTGAAATCTCAGTGACTTTTAATTGAAACATTCTGGTGAACTTGACAATGAGCTATGCAATTGTTTTGTTTGGCTCTGCCTCTATGATCATCACATATTCAATACAAATCCTATAATGCTCTAATAATAACCACAACAAGAATAAGAGGACAATACAATATTTGGTTACAAGCTGATGAATGTGTTCTAACAAGGTTGGTCAATTTGGCAACTAAGAACACCTACTGATGGATGTGTAGTCTTAAGAAGTGAAGCTGGCCGAGCTACCATACTCGACATTTTTGTATAGCTAGGAGAATCCTCGTTCCCTGATGGTGTAAAGAAAGCACCGTTTAGCATTTCATCTCCTTCTGATTTCCAATTCCATTCCTTCCATTCATCGTCTCCATCTACACTCTCTCGCTTTGTAACCTGCATACAGAGCATGTAAGGAACTTATAGAAGTCAAGTCATATCGGCTTATGGGTTtggtttagattttagtttggtttgatgGCAAGTCATGAAAGATTTAATAAACAAAGCAAATGGTTAGTTAATCTTGAATTAAATTGTATATATTAGCTTAAAATGCTCTTATTGTAGTGGTAGACATGTCACAAACGTACGTACCTCCTTTGTGAATTGATTATCCGAAGCTATGAAAACATTTCCTTGACTAAAAATGGTTGGATTAGCACTTCCACCAATTGCATACATCTCCCACTCTCTATAAATATTATTCACAATGTGAAAAAATCCATGCCTGCACCTACACATGCCATGAACAAAGACAATGTAAACAAGTTTATCGTTTATCTACACATTACAAGTTGTATGTTACCTAGGCATTCGCTGGACAAGTCCTTCACCAAAATAATTAAACGCGATCGAAACCCTCATATCACGATCACCGACAAACTCATCACTATGACCTAAAAGCATGACTTCGTTATGATTCAACATGTAGTTATTCGATATCGTTATATCCGTTGACCCACCCACCGCATCAATAAGCCCATCGTGACACTTCTCTAACGTACAATGATCAATCCAAACATCTCGTGACTCGAATATCGAGATCCCATCTCCATCAGAATAGCCTCCCAACGACCGTTTCGCCGGAACACAATGGTGAATGTAAATATTGTGTATGATAACGTTACTTACTTGATACAAAGCTAAACACGGTCCATAAGCTATCTGCACGTTATTTCCTCTACCGTCTATGGTTTTGTATGAAGTCACTTGAATATCTTCTTTTAGTGTTATTACCATGTCTCTATCGAATATGATCCATAGAGGTTGGTCTTGTGTTGCGGCGTAACGTAATGTACCTGGAGATGGGTTTAGAGGATCCTCGTCTCCTGAATCTGTTACGGTGTAGAACTCCCCTGCTCTACCGCCTACCGAGTCGCGTCCGAATCCAACCGCGCAGTCCGCGAGGCTCTTGCGGTTGGATTTCCACTTCTTGTCGCATCTCCAGCAGTCATCGATTGGATTCCCAGTCGCTGAGCAAGAAGCTGTTGTTGCGTTTGATGTCTCTGATGTTGACCAGTGCGTTACGGGTGCCGGTTTAGGAAACGCAGACGCAAACGCGGTAGAAGCGGTTAAGAGAAACAAGAAAATTGTACATACAATAgacattattattttcttgtctTAACAAAAGGTTAAGTAAAGTAGATCATTTCACTATGAACAAGAGCTAAAATTATTCAGTATATATATGCAAGAGGCATTAAAATAAATACGGAGGTAATTATATTAGGTGAAAATTGAAAGACTTGGGTCCAGGAAGACACTACGCCGTTTTATATTGGTGGGTTTCATATTAAAAAGCAGTTTTATAGAACAAGAACAAAACAATAACAGAGGCTATTTAATTGCTAGTTTGTGTTGACATGAAAAATAATGTTTGCTTGTTACTACACTTCATTGTAATAGAACTACGTGCCGTCTTGAAAGGTCTTTAACATGTGTGTCGTTTACTTAAACAGCACCGATTTAGTTGTCTATCAACCTACGTGGAGCGTTTTGTTCCATTATTAAAGGACTGCATGCCACTATAAAGGGAGAAGGACGACACACTGTTTATAATCAGGAGTCCCAAACAGCATGGAGTATAGTTTATTATCCTCTTGTCATTTAAGCAAAACCAAAACTTCCGCTGGTGGAACGTTAGTTTCTTTACTTCACTTGATAGAACTAGGTGCCGTTTTGAGGTCTTTAACACGTTCTGTAGAACTAAAAAACAGCACCGATTTTGTTGTAACCTTCGTGGAGCATTTGGTTCCATCATTTAAGAACTGCGAGCCATTACAAAGAATGAAAGACGACTCCCTGTTTAAAGACACACTTCTCAAACAGCGTGGTGTTTAGTTTATTATCTTCTCACCACTTAAGCAAAACCAAAACTCTGTTTCGTTTTGTGTGAAGTGAAAACAGACACAGAGCAATGGCAATATCTCATCTTGTCTCTCCATTACCATCTCTCCCCTTCTTCCAAACCGGAAACTTAACCGGTCGTTCTTCTTCTCTCCCTCTAAACCCTAACCCCCAATTCTCAAAATCTAGTCTTTCAAGGGGAAGAGCCGCCACACTCGTCCTCCGATCCAAGGGGGACGACTCCGTCGACGCATCAGATCGGATAATCTCAGCCGTCTGTTACTTCTACCCGTTCTTCGATGGGATTCAGTACGGTAAATTCATCATCACGCAATACCAACCTTTCCAGATTCTCATCCAGCCTCTGTTTCCCGCCATCAAGGCTTTCAAGAGCTTCCCTTTCAATGGCTTCCTCATCTTCATCGCTCTCTACTTCGTCGTCGTGAGAAACTCTAACTTCAGCAGGTACGTTAGGTTCAACACGATGCAGGCCATTGTGCTCGACGTGCTGTTGATCTTCCCGGATTTGCTTGAGAGGAGCTTTAATCCTAGAGACGGGTTTGGTTTGGATGTGGTGATGAGTTTGGACAGCACAGTGTTCCTCTTCCTGCTTGTCTGTTTGATCTATGGATTCTCTGCTTGCTTGTTTGGTCTGACCCCGAGGTTGCCCATTGTTGCTGATGCTGCTGATAGGCAAGTCCTTTGATTTATGAAGTAAACTGCAACACCAaataatatgtatatgtatgtacACATGTGCTGTGATTGCACTTTCTCTGTAATTGGATCTGTTTCTTTGTAATCAAAACATAATGTAACTTTTTGATCCATTGAAAAAGAGTTTCTGCAAAGAGAGGGAGAGATATCATATaacaattttcatattttgatttgatttatttaccctcATCACATATCTGA comes from Brassica rapa cultivar Chiifu-401-42 chromosome A02, CAAS_Brap_v3.01, whole genome shotgun sequence and encodes:
- the LOC103851861 gene encoding fasciclin-like arabinogalactan protein 1, with the translated sequence MAKKMSTIITSSILLFLLLLLAVDTHAHNVTRLLANHPSFSSFNHLLTKTHLADEINRRTTITICAVNNAAMSALTSKGYTISTLKNILSLHVLLDYFGAKKLHQIGGGSALAATLFQATRAAPGTTGFVNITMLRGGKVGFRPDGGDMSSFFVKSIEEVPYNISVIQISRILPSDAASAPTTAPAEMNISGIMSAHGCKVFAETLLSNPGASKTYQESVEGGMTVFCPGDDAMKAFLPKYKNLTAPKKEAFLNFLAVPTYYSMAMLKSNNGPMNTLATDGANKFELTVQNDGEKVTLTTRINSVQIVNTLIDEQPLAIYATDKVLLPKELFKALAVEAPAPAPAPEDGDVADSPKPAKGKAKGKKKKKKKKKKKKAAPSPDDSFGESDSPAEGPDGDADDENADEASAVRIVGGAQAGFVVGLFCLFASSWLI
- the LOC103851864 gene encoding putative pectate lyase 21, coding for MSIVCTIFLFLLTASTAFASAFPKPAPVTHWSTSETSNATTASCSATGNPIDDCWRCDKKWKSNRKSLADCAVGFGRDSVGGRAGEFYTVTDSGDEDPLNPSPGTLRYAATQDQPLWIIFDRDMVITLKEDIQVTSYKTIDGRGNNVQIAYGPCLALYQVSNVIIHNIYIHHCVPAKRSLGGYSDGDGISIFESRDVWIDHCTLEKCHDGLIDAVGGSTDITISNNYMLNHNEVMLLGHSDEFVGDRDMRVSIAFNYFGEGLVQRMPRCRHGFFHIVNNIYREWEMYAIGGSANPTIFSQGNVFIASDNQFTKEVTKRESVDGDDEWKEWNWKSEGDEMLNGAFFTPSGNEDSPSYTKMSSMVARPASLLKTTHPSVGVLSCQIDQPC
- the LOC103851865 gene encoding protein TIC 20-v, chloroplastic, translating into MAISHLVSPLPSLPFFQTGNLTGRSSSLPLNPNPQFSKSSLSRGRAATLVLRSKGDDSVDASDRIISAVCYFYPFFDGIQYGKFIITQYQPFQILIQPLFPAIKAFKSFPFNGFLIFIALYFVVVRNSNFSRYVRFNTMQAIVLDVLLIFPDLLERSFNPRDGFGLDVVMSLDSTVFLFLLVCLIYGFSACLFGLTPRLPIVADAADRQVL